Proteins encoded in a region of the Armatimonadota bacterium genome:
- a CDS encoding prepilin-type N-terminal cleavage/methylation domain-containing protein has translation MRLDYYCRKSRLAGPGFTLLELLVVIAIIAVLAAILFPVFALVKRRAYATTCVSNLHQLTDAMTAYADDNDSHLPRWWFQDSETTWDAAIFAQVKSVKAFDCPANSARLQIPIGGTIRGYAFPRNVSGLAVTELKRPADTVLLFEKGAQLVFDWNDSTAEFFSQMWAEDDNLKTYPHGEGKNFAYTDGHVAWSKTDSGPFAYRFPNVDSHGYWPVAYCGNKHDPLGVISNNTDPGANLPE, from the coding sequence ATGAGGTTGGACTACTACTGCCGCAAGAGCCGACTGGCCGGGCCGGGCTTCACGCTGCTGGAACTGCTGGTGGTCATCGCCATTATCGCCGTTCTGGCCGCCATCCTGTTCCCGGTCTTTGCGCTTGTGAAGCGAAGGGCGTACGCCACGACGTGTGTCTCCAATCTGCACCAGCTAACCGATGCGATGACCGCGTATGCCGATGACAACGACTCGCACCTTCCCAGGTGGTGGTTTCAGGATTCCGAAACCACCTGGGACGCTGCCATTTTCGCCCAGGTGAAGAGCGTGAAAGCGTTCGACTGCCCCGCGAACTCGGCACGGCTGCAGATTCCGATAGGCGGAACGATCCGGGGGTATGCCTTTCCGCGCAATGTGTCCGGCCTCGCCGTTACCGAACTCAAGCGCCCGGCGGACACTGTCCTCTTGTTCGAGAAGGGCGCACAACTCGTTTTCGACTGGAACGACTCCACCGCCGAGTTTTTCTCACAAATGTGGGCGGAGGACGACAATCTGAAAACGTACCCGCATGGCGAGGGAAAGAACTTCGCCTACACCGATGGACACGTCGCCTGGTCCAAAACGGATAGCGGGCCCTTCGCATACCGTTTCCCCAATGTGGACTCCCACGGCTACTGGCCTGTGGCATACTGCGGAAACAAGCACGACCCGCTGGGCGTCATCTCGAACAATACCGACCCCGGGGCGAACCTCCCGGAGTAG
- a CDS encoding DegT/DnrJ/EryC1/StrS family aminotransferase yields the protein MMETQRPLRADYLIFGSPRIEEDEINEVVDSLRSCWLGTGPKVALFERMFREYVGTQHSHALNSCTAGLHLSMLVAGVGPGDEVIVPDMTFAATANAVVHTGATPVFVDVEWPSSNINPAAVDAAVTERTKAIVPVHFAGRPCNMDAIMAIARKHGLRVIEDCAHAIESVYHGRKCGTIGDMGCFSFYATKNVTTGEGGMVTTDREDWARDLEIWGLHGLSRGAWQRYSDSGYKHYQVVAPGFKYNMMDLQAAIGIHQLRKVDDWAVRRREIWARYKEAFADLPLDLPAPEDPDTTHARHLFQVLLKLDEVDFTRDEFQERLHEMNIGTGIHYIGLHLHPYYQERFGFRPEDFPVSRMISDRTLSLPLSAKLTEGDVEDVVSAVRIAVLS from the coding sequence ATGATGGAAACACAAAGGCCGTTGCGCGCAGACTACCTCATTTTCGGCAGCCCGCGTATAGAAGAGGATGAGATCAACGAGGTAGTGGACAGCCTGCGTTCGTGCTGGCTCGGCACCGGTCCCAAGGTCGCCCTCTTCGAGCGGATGTTTCGCGAATACGTCGGAACACAGCACTCCCACGCGCTCAACAGCTGCACAGCGGGCCTGCACCTCTCCATGCTGGTGGCGGGGGTGGGGCCGGGGGACGAGGTCATCGTGCCTGATATGACGTTCGCCGCCACCGCCAACGCCGTCGTCCATACCGGCGCCACGCCTGTATTCGTGGACGTGGAATGGCCGTCCTCAAACATCAATCCGGCTGCCGTCGACGCCGCTGTGACGGAGAGGACCAAAGCCATCGTGCCGGTCCACTTTGCCGGCCGCCCCTGCAACATGGATGCGATCATGGCCATCGCCCGCAAACACGGACTCAGGGTGATCGAGGACTGCGCGCACGCTATCGAAAGCGTGTATCACGGTCGCAAATGCGGGACGATCGGCGACATGGGCTGCTTCAGTTTCTACGCCACCAAGAACGTGACGACCGGCGAAGGCGGCATGGTCACCACCGATCGCGAGGATTGGGCAAGGGACCTCGAGATTTGGGGCCTGCACGGCTTGAGCCGGGGCGCATGGCAGCGTTACAGCGACTCGGGCTACAAGCACTACCAGGTCGTGGCGCCCGGCTTCAAGTACAACATGATGGACCTCCAGGCCGCCATCGGCATTCACCAGCTGCGGAAAGTGGATGACTGGGCGGTGCGTCGCCGGGAGATCTGGGCCCGTTACAAGGAGGCTTTCGCGGACCTGCCTCTGGACCTGCCGGCCCCGGAAGACCCGGACACTACCCACGCCCGCCACCTCTTCCAGGTTCTATTGAAGCTCGATGAAGTGGATTTCACGCGCGATGAGTTCCAGGAGCGGCTTCACGAGATGAACATCGGAACGGGCATTCATTATATAGGGTTACACCTACATCCGTACTACCAGGAGCGGTTCGGCTTCCGGCCGGAGGATTTCCCCGTGTCTCGGATGATCTCGGACCGCACGCTGTCGCTGCCGCTTTCAGCGAAACTGACGGAGGGAGACGTGGAGGACGTGGTGTCGGCCGTGCGCATCGCCGTGCTGAGCTGA
- a CDS encoding glycosyltransferase, whose product MWGKFLRVNGRLFLVKGVTYGTFAESEDGYRFPDEATVHLDFRLMREAGVNTIRTYTVPPRYLLDAAREHGLHVIVGTFWEARRLMYDSATDRSAAKAEVTAAVRACRNHPAVLMYCIGNEVPPDIIRWYGQTVIEGFLRELTDLVHREDPGSLVTFANYPPAEYLDLSFLDVITFNVYLEREPEFRSYLARLQSLAGDKPILLGESGLDSMHSSEEKQAETLEWLVKAVFQKGLCGITLFGWTDEWVVGDRRVEDWRFGIVDEARRPKAAYATVQQLYTGPLYAMLPRLPRISVVIAAYNASDTIAECLDSFARVEYPDYEVLVIDDGSTDQTASIAGTYAEPIRLLQPGRGGLSFARNAGMDAATGEIVAYTDADCVLPPHWLFYLAASFTEGDWSAVGGPNLLPENDNAVARAVDRCPGIATHVLMDDEEAEHVPGCNMAFKTDVLRSLGGFNTIYRTAGDDVDMCWRVLSAGYRIGFNHGAMVWHHRRPNVKRYLGQQRGYGFAEALLHENHPDRFNALGGIKWLGSLYDGPLHRLKVGRRVHYGEFGAAMFQSVYYPHWTNWAGLALTPEWYAVVLAAAALAASVFMVVPYVALLFASVAVCGLAGTIFVGAQAASDGARRERGGNREKAYQWWLVFRLHLLQPVYRSIGRLKGTRFRTQARRKKAATPSDGYWASWIDRPAFLYKVAYHLQQMYLDASSGDGWERWDLKVSRLAFVTAYVDTAVHEQTVLRTRVTLALTPWFWLLLGPILAVTTFDIDDPAAALGVNLGILGIFVLMAWGQARLYRRLIAYAEDQAAHEMGWVPLRYGGDPVPAESAAAGNAG is encoded by the coding sequence GTGTGGGGCAAGTTCCTGCGGGTCAACGGCCGGCTGTTCCTCGTGAAGGGCGTCACCTACGGCACTTTCGCGGAATCGGAGGACGGGTACCGTTTCCCGGATGAGGCCACGGTTCACCTGGACTTCCGGTTGATGCGCGAAGCCGGCGTCAACACGATCCGCACCTACACTGTCCCCCCCCGCTATTTGCTGGACGCCGCGCGCGAGCACGGGCTGCACGTTATCGTCGGCACGTTCTGGGAAGCGCGCCGACTCATGTACGACAGCGCGACGGACAGGAGCGCCGCAAAGGCCGAGGTGACCGCAGCGGTCCGCGCGTGCCGTAATCACCCCGCCGTGCTGATGTACTGCATTGGCAACGAAGTGCCGCCGGACATCATCCGCTGGTACGGGCAGACGGTTATAGAAGGCTTCCTTCGCGAATTGACCGACCTCGTGCATCGTGAGGATCCCGGCTCGCTCGTCACCTTCGCCAATTATCCGCCCGCTGAATACCTGGATCTCTCCTTTCTCGACGTCATCACCTTCAACGTCTACCTGGAACGCGAGCCGGAGTTTCGCAGTTACCTGGCGCGACTGCAGTCGCTCGCCGGTGACAAACCCATTCTCCTGGGCGAATCGGGCCTGGACTCGATGCACTCCAGCGAGGAGAAACAGGCGGAGACCCTCGAATGGCTGGTGAAGGCCGTGTTCCAGAAGGGCCTTTGCGGCATAACGCTGTTCGGCTGGACCGACGAGTGGGTGGTGGGCGATCGAAGGGTCGAAGACTGGAGATTCGGGATCGTGGACGAGGCCCGGCGGCCGAAGGCGGCGTACGCGACGGTACAGCAGTTGTACACCGGGCCGCTGTATGCGATGCTGCCGCGCCTCCCCCGCATCTCCGTTGTCATCGCCGCTTACAATGCGTCGGATACGATCGCGGAGTGCCTGGATTCATTCGCTCGCGTGGAATACCCGGACTATGAGGTGCTCGTGATCGACGACGGCTCCACAGACCAGACGGCATCGATCGCGGGAACCTACGCGGAGCCTATCCGGCTACTGCAGCCTGGCCGCGGCGGCCTGAGCTTCGCGCGCAATGCGGGAATGGACGCCGCGACGGGCGAGATTGTGGCCTACACCGATGCCGACTGCGTGCTGCCTCCGCACTGGCTCTTCTATCTCGCCGCCAGTTTCACCGAGGGGGATTGGAGCGCGGTGGGAGGCCCCAACCTGCTGCCTGAGAACGACAATGCCGTGGCGCGTGCGGTGGACCGCTGCCCCGGCATCGCAACCCATGTCCTCATGGACGATGAGGAAGCGGAGCACGTACCCGGATGCAACATGGCGTTCAAGACGGACGTGCTGCGGTCTCTGGGCGGCTTCAACACCATTTACCGTACGGCCGGCGACGACGTCGACATGTGCTGGCGCGTATTAAGCGCCGGTTATCGTATCGGTTTTAACCATGGCGCCATGGTGTGGCACCATCGCCGGCCCAACGTGAAGCGATACCTGGGCCAGCAAAGGGGTTATGGCTTCGCCGAGGCATTGCTCCACGAGAATCACCCCGATCGCTTTAACGCGCTTGGCGGCATCAAATGGCTGGGAAGCCTTTACGACGGTCCGCTCCATCGCCTCAAAGTGGGCCGGCGCGTTCATTACGGCGAATTCGGCGCGGCGATGTTCCAGTCAGTCTATTATCCGCACTGGACCAACTGGGCCGGGCTGGCGTTGACCCCCGAATGGTATGCCGTTGTGCTTGCAGCCGCGGCGTTGGCGGCGAGCGTCTTCATGGTGGTTCCGTACGTCGCGTTGTTGTTTGCCTCGGTGGCGGTGTGCGGCCTCGCAGGAACGATTTTTGTGGGAGCCCAGGCCGCCTCCGACGGCGCCCGCCGCGAGCGCGGGGGCAACCGGGAAAAGGCATATCAGTGGTGGCTCGTTTTCCGGCTCCATCTGCTGCAGCCGGTCTACCGAAGCATCGGCCGGCTGAAGGGCACCCGGTTCCGTACGCAGGCACGGCGCAAGAAAGCCGCCACGCCGTCGGATGGGTATTGGGCTTCCTGGATCGACCGTCCCGCGTTTCTCTACAAGGTCGCCTACCATCTTCAGCAGATGTATCTGGACGCGTCATCGGGTGACGGGTGGGAACGATGGGACCTCAAGGTCAGCCGCCTCGCGTTTGTCACCGCCTATGTAGACACCGCAGTTCACGAACAGACGGTGCTGCGCACCCGGGTTACCCTGGCGCTCACTCCATGGTTCTGGCTGCTGCTGGGCCCCATCCTTGCCGTCACCACCTTCGACATCGACGACCCGGCCGCCGCGCTTGGAGTGAATCTCGGCATACTGGGTATCTTCGTGTTGATGGCGTGGGGCCAGGCGCGGCTTTACCGGCGCCTCATCGCCTACGCGGAGGACCAGGCCGCCCACGAAATGGGTTGGGTGCCCCTTCGCTACGGCGGGGATCCCGTTCCGGCGGAGAGCGCCGCCGCGGGAAACGCCGGCTGA